One Tamandua tetradactyla isolate mTamTet1 chromosome 20, mTamTet1.pri, whole genome shotgun sequence DNA segment encodes these proteins:
- the SMIM33 gene encoding small integral membrane protein 33 — MHQAAHYPWLSPAVNSSVGQEPQKQLSEALAGVRGTPREDGLPQLTVIVAVFVLLAVGIVVAVHFGPSLHQGHATLPTEPPAPKPEGGIHLTKWRILGPQDSHEEAQRGLPAPAPAPCSAPAGPRSSIDEITIL, encoded by the exons ATGCACCAG GCTGCCCACTACCCCTGGCTTTCTCCAGCTGTGAACAGCTCAGTGGGGCAGGAGCCCCAGAAGCAACTGTCAGAGGCACTGGCTGGGGTCCGGGGAACCCCTCGAGAGGATGGGCTGCCCCAGCTCACCGTCATCGTCGCTGTCTTTGTCCTGCTGGCAGTTGGTATCGTGGTGGCAGTCCACTTTGGGCCAAGCCTGCACCAGGGCCATGCCACTCTCCCCACAGAGCCACCAGCCCCAAAGCCAGAGGGTGGCATCCACCTCACCAAGTGGCGGATTCTGGGCCCGCAGGACAGTCATGAAGAAGCTCAGCGGGGactgcctgcccctgcccctgccccctgctctGCACCCGCTGGGCCCAGGTCCAGCATCGATGAAATTACAATTCTGTAG